In Polyodon spathula isolate WHYD16114869_AA unplaced genomic scaffold, ASM1765450v1 scaffolds_764, whole genome shotgun sequence, one genomic interval encodes:
- the slc46a1 gene encoding proton-coupled folate transporter — protein sequence MPEFIVTPADPPLQLISIDSAMDAPETRSSPGGGPAASPASETPSLEVAFSPERCSSPPQTLRSRRCPPFSCGLPFSVEPVLFLSMFSLALQAPLCTQYVWDRISADLGYNGTRGGGCSNHTGPPDPLQKEVETLTAHWSLYINLGGFAVGLFSVTLLGPWSDRVGRRPVLIFPSLGMALQAGVYLLVMYLRMPVAWFLLGHLLSGLTGDFSAVLAGCFAYVADTSDRRSRTFRVAVLEACLGVAGMLASIVGGQWRRAQGYINPFWLVLATNLATALYAYFFVPESVVPDKEARLFSAEHYKAVYRLYRCPGEQGRRSKLWLYAVSLFVVVTVHFGAKDLYVLYELSSPLCWGSALIGYGSAAEHLTYLSSLASLRALQVCLEDTWVAIIGLASNIAGLVVISLANTMALMFTGYGVRFLAMATTPVLRSKLSKLVDVSEQGALFASVACVESLCSLVSTGFFNSLYPATLHIMKGLPFLVGAWLLLIPAAIIGAVRCREVDRDYHLFSGGS from the exons ATGCCAGAGTTCATAGTGACGCCTGCAGACCCACCGCTCCAGCTGATTTCTATAGACTCTGCCATGGACGCCCCGGAGACAAGGAGCTCCCCCGGCGGGGGTCCTGCAGCCTCGCCCGCTTCAGAGACCCCCAGCCTGGAGGTGGCTTTCTCTCCAGAGCGCTGCAGCTCGCCGCCGCAGACCCTCCGCTCTCGCCGATGCCCGCCCTTCTCTTGCGGGCTGCCGTTCTCGGTGGAACCCGTACTGTTCCTTTCCATGTTCTCCTTGGCCCTGCAGGCGCCGCTCTGCACTCAGTATGTGTGGGACCGCATCAGCGCAGACCTGGGCTACAACGGCACTCGAGGCGGAGGCTGCAGCAACCACACCGGGCCCCCGGACCCGCTGCAGAAG GAAGTGGAGACGCTGACGGCTCACTGGAGCCTCTATATAAACCTGGGTGGATTCGCGGTGGGGCTGTTTTCCGTGACGCTGCTGGGTCCCTGGAGTGACCGAGTAGGGCGCCGGCCGGTCCTCATCTTCCCGAGCCTGGGCATGGCGCTGCAGGCCGGGGTGTACCTGCTGGTGATGTACCTGCGAATGCCCGTGGCCTGGTTCCTGCTGGGTCACCTCCTGAGTGGGCTGACCGGGGATTTCAGCGCTGTGCTGGCCGGCTGCTTCGCCTACGTGGCCGACACCAGCGACCGGCGATCGCGCACTTTCCGCGTGGCTGTTCTGGAGGCCTGCTTGGGGGTGGCCGGGATGCTGGCGAGCATTGTGGGGGGTCAGTGGCGGCGGGCACAGGG TTACATCAACCCTTTCTGGCTAGTCCTAGCCACCAATCTGGCCACAGCTCTCTACGCTTACTTTTTCGTGCCGGAGTCGGTGGTACCCGATAAAGAAGCCCGGCTGTTCTCCGCCGAGCATTACAAGGCAGTTTACAGGCTGTACCGCTGCCCTGGGGAGCAGGGTCGACGGTCCAAGCTGTGGCTCTATGCTGTCTCCCTGTTCGTTGTGGTCACCGTCCACTTTGGAGCCAAGGACCTGTACGTGCTGTATGAACTGAGTTCGCCTCTGTGCTGGGGCTCTGCCCTGATTGGCTACGGCTCGGCCGCAGAGCACCTGACTTACCTGAGCAGCCTGGCCAGCCTGCGGGCTCTGCAGGTGTGTCTGGAGGACACTTGGGTGGCCATCATTGGCCTGGCCTCCAACATTGCTGGCCTGGTGGTCATCTCGCTAGCCAACACCATGGCACTCATGTTTACAG GTTACGGCGTACGTTTCCTTGCCATGGCAACAACCCCTGTGCTCCGGTCGAAGCTGTCCAAGCTCGTGGATGTATCTGAGCAAG GAGCTCTGTTCGCCTCTGTGGCCTGCGTGGAAAGCCTGTGTTCGCTGGTGTCGACGGGCTTCTTCAACTCTCTCTACCCTGCCACTCTGCACATCATGAAAGGGCTCCCCTTCCTGGTTGGGGCATGGCTGCTCCTCATCCCCGCTGCAATCATTGG CGCTGTGAGGTGCAGGGAGGTGGACCGCGATTACCATCTCTTCTCAGGTGGGTCCTGA